The genome window GCTTGTACTCCAGATGGTCGCCGCGAAAATCGCCGTACTGGGTCGGCTCGCCATCCCAGTCGTAGATGATGAAGTCGCCCTGGATCAGATAGTCGGCGACCTCGAGAATGTTGCGCTGCATGGTCTGGCGAACCTGCTCGTTATCCACCAGTTCGTAGGTCAGATACAGGCCGACCAGTGTTCCAGAATACTGATCGAGGCTCACGTCGCCCTTCCAGTGATATCCGGCGAACTCGCCCGATTCGACCAGGTGGTCGTCGCCCGCGGGCCAGAGGTTACTGTACTCGCCGGGGGCCAGGGGCGCGCCGGGAGGTGCGTAAGAGCGCGAATAGAGCCCGGGCACGCCGTTGACCCGGTTGAGCAGGTCCAGCCCGCGCACGTGGCTCTCGACATTCTCCAGGGCCTCGGGAGTTTGCTCTACCGCGTAGCGGTAGGCGGCCCCGGCCGAGGCGTTGCCGTGGATAAAGCAGGCGTCGCCCAGGGTAAGAAAGCCGTATTCGCCGCTAGGGTCGTCGGGGTACAGCGCGTCCACCGACAGGCCGTCCATGTTGTGCCGCGCGACGTAGACCTCTTGGTAGGCGCGGGCCCGTCGCAGCAGCGGGCCGTCCTGGCCTTGCGTGCCGACCAAAATGCCGAAGACCTCTGTGGCGCTCTGGGGCTCGGGCGAGGAATCCTGGACCGAGACCACGAAGTAATAGAGCTGCTCCTCGTCCAGCACCGTGCCGGTAAGCACTCCGCTGTGCGGATCGAGGGTCAGCTTGGGCGGAATGCGTCCATCGACGATCTGCCAATGATGGTACGGCTCCACGCCGCCGAGGGCCTGGAACTGATACTCATATTGCGCGCTACGCGCAGCTACCGGCGGAAACTCGTGGACGATGCTCAGCAGGTCGGGCTCGACGTCATCGTCGTCGTCGTCGTCGTCGTCGTCGTCGTCGTCGTCGTCGTCATCGTCGCCCGGCGTATAGTCGTCGTCGTCATCGTCGTCGTCGTCGTCCTGATCGCAGGCCGCGAAGATCGTTGCCAGTGCGAGCGTTAGGCTCATGATCAAGACAATTTTTAAAAGTTTGTTCCACATACGCGTCTCCCAATGGAAGGCTGGGGCCAATAGGATTAGCATGCCACGAACGGCC of Candidatus Alcyoniella australis contains these proteins:
- a CDS encoding cadherin repeat domain-containing protein produces the protein MWNKLLKIVLIMSLTLALATIFAACDQDDDDDDDDDDYTPGDDDDDDDDDDDDDDDDDDVEPDLLSIVHEFPPVAARSAQYEYQFQALGGVEPYHHWQIVDGRIPPKLTLDPHSGVLTGTVLDEEQLYYFVVSVQDSSPEPQSATEVFGILVGTQGQDGPLLRRARAYQEVYVARHNMDGLSVDALYPDDPSGEYGFLTLGDACFIHGNASAGAAYRYAVEQTPEALENVESHVRGLDLLNRVNGVPGLYSRSYAPPGAPLAPGEYSNLWPAGDDHLVESGEFAGYHWKGDVSLDQYSGTLVGLYLTYELVDNEQVRQTMQRNILEVADYLIQGDFIIYDWDGEPTQYGDFRGDHLEYKPIPDGLGAAASLAWMRLAYHVSGDEKYIDQYYYRAYGAHYLDFMEKFLLVWIGPLTKHYNVYMGFENVFTLTRLEQDDEELQQSYKETFRAMLWESPQSPDLVWRRADVEANPTFTQWYLQAMGERDPVGIMKSIWQLEVFRDPPLRDRYIENSKNPEIEKNPQDPTQALYPLPSNLRREDMCIWHRSPYILDGGNDNGRERTGHDYMLPYWMGRHYGYISPEW